Genomic window (Rossellomorea aquimaris):
TTTGAAGGTTATTTTAATAAAATCACTATAGTCTCTTTCAATCGTTTGGAGGCTGATAAGCATGCTATCCAGTAGCAGCTGAATCTTGCTCTCTGTTTCTTCCGGAAGATCATCAGGGATGACACAGCGAAGATATCCACCATCAGAGGATTGCTCGATGGACGGTTCTACACCGGTTAACGCCATAATGGCATTAATACTGCCAAATGAAACAGCAGAAGCACCTGCACAAACAATGTCTTGCCCATTTTCGGCAAAATCAGCATGTCCATCCATAGAGAAAGAACGGATCCTTTTCCCGGATGAACGCTCTACGTAAACGTTAATCATGATATCACGCCTTACGCGTTGATTTCGTCAATGACAACTTTAGTGTAAGGTTGACGGTGACCTTGCTTACGACGGTAGTTCTTTTTCGCTTTGTATTTGAATACTACAAGCTTTTTCGCGCGGCCTTGCTTTTCAACTTTCGCTGTTACAGTAGCTCCATCCACTAACGGACTTCCTACTTTCACATCGTCGCCACCAACGAATAGAACTTTGTCAAATGTTACCGTATCGCCTTGTTCTGCGTTTAGCTTTTCGATGTAGATAGCTTGACCAGCTTCTACACGGATTTGCTTACCACCTGTTTCGATAATTGCGTACATAATCGCACCTCCTTATAAACTCAGACTCGCCAATGACAGGTGTTGGATTGCTCCAAGCTTTTCTACCTGTAATGAGCGGTTGTAGCACGGGTGCTACAATCAATAACATTAGAATCCTATCATAAAAATCGATGTACTGTCAATAACAATCAAGAAATTCATCTAAATTTTGTAATATGATAATAAGGATGTTCATGAGTGATTTCTTT
Coding sequences:
- a CDS encoding ribosomal-processing cysteine protease Prp, which codes for MINVYVERSSGKRIRSFSMDGHADFAENGQDIVCAGASAVSFGSINAIMALTGVEPSIEQSSDGGYLRCVIPDDLPEETESKIQLLLDSMLISLQTIERDYSDFIKITFKK
- the rplU gene encoding 50S ribosomal protein L21 is translated as MYAIIETGGKQIRVEAGQAIYIEKLNAEQGDTVTFDKVLFVGGDDVKVGSPLVDGATVTAKVEKQGRAKKLVVFKYKAKKNYRRKQGHRQPYTKVVIDEINA